A single genomic interval of Lacrimispora sphenoides JCM 1415 harbors:
- a CDS encoding response regulator transcription factor: MKILLADDERLIRLGLKSMIEELYPNMHQFFEVENGEKLLKQLEKEIPDLIFLDIHMPMLTGLQAFSQFHMRKIPVVMLTGYAEFSYAQEALKLGALDYLLKPASLEEVRATMEKAASLFGERELLLKKDYELEFEKILDLHTSIRFLQSPKYVLPPYTAVLFYVDHYHKETFKNDLDELNAMLSSISSRYGARFTFTFLPTGENCYLTSTVIPPEEFQEILVQFHQTSGCVATGFHVSAGNLSELFAQFESVQREESLRLCVHLGSVISEKERLMFSKLLPFSDLLEKLLMANQADDVMGFQNLLHALTQFPHEKKIFELCDDSLNRILTMESGTTANILSIHQLVEFLKQMTSQNQSIDLIDKINAYIEEHYMDQIGINTIADMIDISPNYLSKIYKMKTGEKFVDHLTGVRIKKAMELMSGGHTATVRDTAERVGYFSTRYFTKVFLKSTGISPSEYMKGHLLNEGKPAPL; encoded by the coding sequence ATGAAAATTCTTTTAGCTGATGATGAACGCCTGATCCGGCTTGGATTAAAAAGTATGATTGAGGAACTTTACCCCAACATGCACCAGTTTTTTGAAGTGGAAAACGGAGAAAAACTATTAAAACAACTGGAAAAGGAAATTCCGGACCTGATTTTCCTGGATATCCACATGCCGATGCTCACCGGTCTGCAGGCATTTTCCCAGTTTCATATGCGGAAGATTCCGGTGGTCATGCTGACCGGATACGCGGAATTTTCCTATGCCCAGGAAGCCTTAAAGCTGGGTGCCCTCGACTATCTATTAAAGCCGGCCAGCCTGGAGGAAGTCAGAGCTACCATGGAAAAGGCAGCTTCCCTGTTTGGAGAGCGGGAGCTTTTGCTGAAAAAGGATTATGAGCTGGAGTTTGAAAAGATTCTTGACCTCCATACCTCCATCCGCTTTTTACAGAGTCCCAAATACGTTCTTCCTCCTTACACGGCAGTTCTTTTTTACGTTGATCATTATCATAAGGAGACCTTTAAAAACGATTTAGATGAATTAAATGCCATGCTCTCTTCCATCTCCTCCCGCTACGGCGCCCGGTTTACATTCACCTTTCTGCCTACAGGTGAAAACTGTTATCTTACCAGTACCGTGATCCCTCCCGAGGAGTTCCAAGAGATACTGGTCCAGTTTCATCAGACCAGCGGATGTGTAGCAACCGGATTCCATGTTTCTGCCGGAAATCTCTCAGAACTGTTTGCACAGTTTGAGTCTGTTCAAAGGGAGGAAAGTCTGCGCCTTTGCGTCCACCTTGGGTCGGTTATATCAGAGAAAGAGCGGTTGATGTTCTCGAAGCTTCTTCCTTTTTCGGATTTACTGGAAAAGCTTTTGATGGCCAATCAGGCAGATGATGTTATGGGCTTTCAAAATCTTCTTCATGCTCTTACCCAATTTCCTCACGAAAAAAAGATCTTTGAACTTTGTGATGATTCCTTAAACCGCATTCTTACAATGGAATCCGGGACAACCGCAAACATTCTTTCCATTCACCAGCTTGTGGAATTTTTAAAGCAGATGACTTCCCAGAACCAGAGCATTGATTTAATAGATAAAATCAACGCTTATATTGAGGAACATTATATGGACCAGATCGGAATCAATACCATTGCAGATATGATTGATATCTCGCCGAATTACTTAAGCAAAATCTATAAGATGAAAACCGGAGAAAAGTTCGTTGACCACTTAACCGGTGTCCGCATAAAAAAGGCAATGGAACTCATGTCAGGAGGACATACTGCCACGGTCCGGGACACTGCTGAGCGGGTGGGATATTTCAGCACCAGGTATTTTACCAAGGTTTTCTTAAAAAGTACGGGAATCTCACCATCCGAATATATGAAAGGCCATTTATTAAACGAAGGGAAACCTGCCCCTCTGTAA
- a CDS encoding TetR/AcrR family transcriptional regulator, whose product MEKFKELSEEKQLPIMEAALKCFGKHGYKKASMGDIAQNSGVSKPMLFHYFGTKRDLYLYLSEYVRGVMIEAYKRNEINAYDDLFKRIIVASRMKMGILEKHPHILKFIISMFEETDDAVTDITKKIMPDAQRFSYELVLRKEDVIKFKESVDIDVVMRMMFLMAEGYAHEMTDERCDLDKITEELEKTIHMLKSNLYKEEYL is encoded by the coding sequence ATGGAAAAATTCAAAGAACTTTCAGAAGAAAAGCAGCTGCCCATCATGGAAGCGGCATTAAAATGTTTTGGAAAGCATGGATACAAAAAGGCCTCCATGGGCGACATCGCCCAAAACAGCGGTGTATCCAAACCAATGCTGTTCCATTATTTCGGCACAAAAAGGGATCTGTACCTATACCTTTCGGAATATGTGAGAGGTGTTATGATTGAGGCTTATAAGCGCAATGAAATCAATGCATATGACGATTTATTCAAACGCATTATTGTGGCCTCCAGAATGAAAATGGGCATACTGGAAAAGCATCCTCATATATTGAAATTTATCATCAGTATGTTCGAGGAAACCGACGATGCGGTCACCGATATTACAAAAAAGATCATGCCCGATGCCCAGCGCTTTTCCTACGAACTGGTGCTTAGAAAAGAAGATGTTATTAAATTTAAAGAAAGCGTGGATATTGACGTGGTTATGCGCATGATGTTCCTCATGGCGGAAGGCTATGCTCACGAGATGACCGATGAACGGTGCGATCTTGACAAAATAACCGAAGAACTGGAAAAAACCATCCACATGTTGAAAAGTAATCTGTATAAGGAGGAATACCTGTGA
- a CDS encoding ABC transporter substrate-binding protein, with translation MKKLALASLAGLIAISVIGCSKAPQEPVESTTATETVKEKETKENAVAPTGVTIEFLYNLNGESVSDAIQDVCEQFTEETGIGVEAVMPGSNFSDIMKTRMASNQLPDAWTTHGWAVARYAEYLSPLNDFEFASHISPSIKEQITDGEGNLYTLPIDMDLTGMIYNENVLEEAGVNVDDIKTWADFEAACEKIKAAGLTPIQLGGKDSYTMGNMMDFVAPTLITNEDEANQAALLDGSFDWSKWNTVVNQIDSWRQKGYFNTDAVTADFMTGIKALAADKAAFMFTAASGITETYVQNQDTKMGFMPLPAREEGLKQSLMTGEHFAVGMSKTTKHPEEVKQFMEFLAREDISSYLATKCGMPSGLDNVVSDTGRLAPYYDKYANDSSILNIPYFDRKYLPSGMWNDLCVTGAAIVSGQADSLTVAVDQMKTSYEEKKAQE, from the coding sequence ATGAAGAAGTTAGCACTTGCCTCACTGGCGGGTCTCATTGCGATCAGCGTAATAGGCTGTTCCAAGGCACCCCAGGAACCTGTGGAGTCTACCACAGCGACAGAAACGGTAAAAGAGAAAGAAACCAAGGAAAATGCAGTAGCCCCAACAGGCGTTACCATTGAATTTTTATATAACTTAAACGGCGAGTCAGTCAGTGATGCCATTCAGGATGTCTGCGAACAGTTTACAGAAGAAACCGGAATTGGCGTGGAAGCAGTCATGCCAGGCAGCAATTTTTCCGATATCATGAAAACCAGAATGGCTTCCAATCAGCTTCCGGATGCATGGACAACCCATGGCTGGGCAGTTGCAAGATATGCGGAATATTTATCTCCATTAAATGATTTTGAGTTTGCTTCTCATATATCCCCAAGCATTAAGGAACAGATCACAGACGGGGAAGGAAACTTATACACCCTTCCAATTGATATGGATTTAACAGGAATGATCTACAACGAAAATGTGCTGGAAGAAGCCGGTGTGAATGTAGATGACATCAAAACCTGGGCTGATTTTGAGGCAGCCTGTGAGAAGATCAAGGCAGCAGGACTGACCCCCATCCAGCTCGGCGGAAAAGACAGCTACACCATGGGAAATATGATGGATTTCGTGGCACCTACCCTGATTACAAACGAGGATGAGGCCAATCAGGCAGCTCTTTTAGACGGCAGCTTTGACTGGAGCAAATGGAATACGGTTGTAAATCAGATTGATTCCTGGAGACAGAAGGGATATTTCAATACAGATGCCGTTACAGCAGATTTCATGACCGGTATTAAGGCTCTTGCAGCCGATAAGGCAGCTTTCATGTTTACCGCAGCCAGTGGAATCACAGAAACCTACGTACAGAATCAGGATACAAAAATGGGCTTTATGCCTCTTCCTGCCAGAGAAGAAGGGTTAAAACAGTCCCTGATGACAGGGGAGCACTTTGCAGTGGGCATGTCAAAGACCACAAAGCATCCCGAGGAAGTAAAACAGTTTATGGAATTCCTTGCCCGTGAAGACATCAGCTCTTACCTTGCAACCAAATGCGGTATGCCTTCCGGACTTGACAATGTGGTAAGTGATACGGGAAGACTGGCTCCTTACTATGATAAATATGCAAATGACAGTTCCATTTTAAACATTCCGTATTTTGACAGAAAATATCTGCCAAGCGGTATGTGGAACGACCTCTGCGTAACAGGAGCAGCCATTGTTTCAGGACAGGCAGATTCCCTTACCGTTGCAGTGGATCAGATGAAGACAAGCTATGAGGAAAAGAAAGCACAGGAGTAA
- a CDS encoding carbohydrate ABC transporter permease, whose translation MKIQKKSVINLFYIPAVILFLVFVIYPFIQGIRLSFTNWNGYSQTMKFVGIKNYTRLFQDANVKTALVNTLIYGVMSTVIQNILGLGYALFLNTKFKGRSIVRTIIYMPVMIAPLIMGYIMYFFFQYDGGAVNDILIALHMEPVDLLVHSGTAIRIIVLVNSLQFVGVAMVIYLAGLQNVPTMYYEAAMIDGATFWERFKHITIPLLMPAISSSTILNLIGGLKLFDLVMALTSGGPGFSTHSLSTLVTNQYFSAQSAGYASAIGIFTFLLIMIISNVVMGYFDKKEVDV comes from the coding sequence ATGAAGATTCAAAAAAAATCAGTAATCAATCTGTTTTATATTCCGGCAGTGATATTGTTTCTTGTTTTTGTGATATATCCGTTTATCCAGGGTATCCGGCTGTCCTTTACCAACTGGAATGGGTATTCCCAGACAATGAAATTTGTTGGAATTAAGAATTATACCAGATTGTTTCAGGATGCAAATGTAAAGACAGCACTGGTCAATACCCTTATTTACGGTGTTATGAGTACCGTGATCCAGAACATCTTGGGTCTTGGCTACGCGTTATTTTTAAATACAAAGTTTAAGGGACGTTCCATTGTCAGAACGATTATCTACATGCCGGTTATGATTGCTCCGCTGATTATGGGTTACATCATGTATTTCTTCTTTCAGTATGACGGAGGCGCGGTCAATGATATTTTGATCGCCCTCCATATGGAGCCGGTGGATCTACTGGTCCATTCAGGGACCGCCATCCGGATCATTGTTTTGGTAAACTCCCTGCAGTTTGTGGGCGTTGCCATGGTCATCTATCTGGCAGGGCTACAGAATGTGCCTACCATGTATTATGAAGCTGCCATGATTGACGGAGCCACCTTCTGGGAGCGGTTTAAGCACATTACCATTCCACTGCTGATGCCGGCCATTTCTTCCTCCACCATCTTAAACCTGATCGGAGGATTAAAGCTATTTGACCTGGTTATGGCGCTTACAAGCGGCGGACCGGGGTTCAGTACCCATTCCCTGTCCACCCTGGTCACAAACCAGTATTTTTCGGCCCAGTCCGCAGGGTATGCTTCTGCAATCGGAATTTTCACATTCCTGCTGATTATGATCATCAGCAATGTGGTCATGGGGTATTTTGACAAGAAGGAGGTGGATGTGTAA
- a CDS encoding sensor histidine kinase has product MKKRQSFQNRFLALFLVSIVLPIIIMATILAFYFQKRIYRDNEKYFSTSLYSISTNLSTYVSDLKRLALTPYIYDDILNFFAAVENGKYTKNGSFDYRIELHRQNYTTSIQRILNTAREDILAVSFMPVNPNNHIIVTATKTSDLINTTDYPYQKEPWYQEALNTADPYHFMVLKAPPYIRSETTVISALHTVRNVYTKRKLGVIRIDASDKIIKDIFSSVTLSENSGFVIAGQDGTPVYQVGKVEEGVLKRLSSAENMIRTDSDTYRLYKSDISGMPWQLIFVSSQKDIFKEVSIVWSLAAVLSLSSILAAFSIFRSNSKKTALALNSILNTMKKVAKGDLEASVPDTDLLQNDSFNTEELSLIAENLNEMIQKLQLYIDQSYKYEIDRQEAEYRALQSQVNPHFLYNTLNCFLSMNRIGMKKELEDSIIQLTRIFRYTCSNAKLTTVQEEFEFCIQYCNLLKIRYDERLTFLSSMGEDAKNISIPRLLIQPLVENALKHGMEGDSISITISISASIEDDTLILKVKNNGIPIDIQEVYSDGKVGIRNVENRIKIFHPHASFEIKLTGDITSMTIKIPLEGGTTE; this is encoded by the coding sequence ATGAAAAAACGCCAAAGCTTTCAAAACCGGTTTTTGGCCCTGTTTCTCGTAAGTATTGTTTTGCCCATTATTATCATGGCCACCATACTTGCCTTTTACTTCCAAAAAAGAATATACAGGGATAATGAAAAATACTTTTCAACCTCCCTTTACTCCATTTCAACCAATTTAAGCACCTATGTATCTGACTTAAAAAGGCTGGCTCTGACTCCTTATATTTACGATGATATCCTAAACTTTTTTGCAGCCGTTGAGAATGGGAAATACACAAAAAATGGTTCTTTCGATTACCGGATCGAGCTTCACCGGCAAAACTATACCACTTCCATACAGCGTATATTAAACACCGCCAGGGAGGATATCCTGGCCGTTTCTTTCATGCCTGTAAACCCGAACAACCACATCATCGTTACTGCAACAAAAACCAGCGACCTCATAAACACCACAGATTACCCTTACCAGAAGGAACCCTGGTATCAGGAGGCTTTAAATACTGCCGATCCATATCATTTTATGGTTTTAAAGGCTCCCCCTTATATCCGCTCTGAGACAACGGTCATCTCTGCCCTTCATACGGTCCGCAACGTGTACACCAAACGGAAGCTGGGCGTCATCCGGATCGATGCCTCCGATAAAATCATCAAGGATATTTTCAGCAGCGTAACCTTAAGTGAAAATTCAGGCTTTGTCATCGCGGGTCAGGATGGAACCCCTGTCTACCAGGTAGGAAAGGTGGAGGAAGGTGTCCTTAAAAGGCTTTCTTCTGCAGAAAATATGATCCGTACGGACTCAGATACTTACCGCCTGTATAAAAGTGATATTTCAGGAATGCCATGGCAGCTTATTTTTGTATCCTCCCAAAAGGATATATTTAAGGAGGTATCCATTGTCTGGAGTCTGGCTGCTGTTTTAAGCCTTTCCTCCATTCTGGCTGCATTCTCAATCTTCCGTTCCAATTCAAAGAAGACTGCCCTTGCTTTAAATTCCATCTTAAATACCATGAAAAAGGTAGCGAAGGGAGACTTGGAGGCTTCCGTTCCTGACACAGACCTGTTGCAGAACGACTCCTTTAACACGGAAGAATTGTCCCTGATTGCGGAGAATCTAAACGAGATGATCCAAAAGCTGCAGCTATACATTGATCAGTCCTATAAATATGAGATTGACCGGCAAGAGGCAGAATACCGTGCCCTTCAAAGCCAGGTTAACCCTCACTTTCTCTATAATACCTTAAACTGCTTCCTGTCCATGAACCGGATCGGGATGAAAAAAGAGCTGGAGGACAGCATCATTCAGCTGACCAGAATATTCCGCTATACCTGCAGCAATGCAAAGCTGACTACCGTACAGGAAGAGTTTGAATTCTGCATCCAGTACTGCAATCTCCTTAAAATACGCTATGATGAACGCCTGACCTTTCTAAGCTCCATGGGGGAAGATGCAAAGAATATTTCCATTCCAAGACTTCTTATACAGCCTCTTGTAGAGAATGCCCTTAAGCATGGAATGGAAGGCGACAGCATTTCCATCACCATCTCCATTTCCGCATCGATTGAGGACGATACCCTGATCCTGAAGGTAAAAAACAATGGAATACCCATTGACATCCAAGAAGTTTACTCTGATGGAAAGGTTGGCATAAGAAATGTGGAGAACCGTATAAAAATCTTTCATCCCCATGCTTCCTTTGAAATAAAGCTGACCGGAGATATTACCTCCATGACAATTAAGATACCCCTGGAAGGAGGAACTACTGAATGA
- a CDS encoding carbohydrate ABC transporter permease, whose translation MKEKRVSNAWKYVLALIIIAIHFVPIYMVVAIAFKSPYDHSSRWAFPGYLYLKNIYTALERGGMLLALKNTVIISGMSILFIVVIGAMAAYPLARNKSRLNNLVKGFIMGVMMIPPLSILVPLYSFMAKIQGINSYWGMIVTLITFQLPTSIFLFSSFITSIPVALEEAAAIDGCGPFQTFFRIIMPQLKPVTASVIIITGVNCWNNYQFALYLLQSPRIKTITLAIAGFFSADSANVNGAAAAAFIGILPMVAVFLFLQKYFIQGMVDSAIK comes from the coding sequence ATGAAAGAAAAAAGAGTTTCCAATGCCTGGAAATATGTACTGGCACTCATCATCATTGCAATCCACTTTGTTCCCATTTATATGGTGGTTGCCATCGCGTTTAAATCCCCTTATGATCATTCCTCAAGGTGGGCCTTTCCGGGATACCTTTACTTAAAAAATATTTACACCGCACTGGAGCGGGGAGGAATGCTTCTGGCCCTTAAAAATACTGTGATCATAAGCGGTATGTCAATTCTTTTTATTGTGGTCATCGGAGCTATGGCGGCTTATCCTCTCGCGAGAAATAAGAGCAGGCTAAACAACCTGGTAAAAGGGTTCATTATGGGTGTCATGATGATTCCCCCCTTAAGCATTCTGGTTCCCTTATATTCCTTTATGGCTAAAATACAGGGAATCAATTCCTACTGGGGCATGATCGTGACTTTGATCACCTTCCAGCTTCCCACCAGCATCTTTTTGTTTTCAAGCTTTATAACCAGCATACCGGTGGCTCTTGAGGAAGCAGCGGCAATTGACGGCTGCGGACCGTTCCAGACATTTTTCAGGATCATTATGCCTCAGCTAAAGCCGGTAACTGCTTCTGTTATCATCATTACCGGTGTGAACTGCTGGAATAATTACCAGTTTGCTTTATATCTTCTCCAGTCCCCCAGGATTAAGACCATTACACTGGCCATTGCAGGCTTCTTTTCCGCAGACTCAGCCAATGTCAATGGAGCGGCGGCTGCGGCCTTTATAGGAATCCTTCCCATGGTTGCGGTATTCCTGTTTTTACAGAAATACTTTATCCAGGGTATGGTGGACAGTGCGATCAAGTAA